The Gloeocapsopsis sp. IPPAS B-1203 genome contains a region encoding:
- a CDS encoding HAD-IA family hydrolase, producing MTAKVIIFDFDGTLANTIDVIVDITNRLALEFGYKQTTQVELEQLKKLSSREIVKHSGISILKLPFLIRKVRAELNKEINNISPICEITDILSELSFMGHRLGIITSNSKENIVEFLEKNDWQHLFDFIYSGTTLFGKSKVINNLIKQEDLNREQIVYIGDETRDIEAARKSNVKAIAVAWGFNSPEVLAQQNPDFLVHQPQELLSAVIALNSSEIQLNSDLSNQGTLKF from the coding sequence ATGACAGCAAAAGTGATTATTTTTGATTTTGATGGTACATTAGCCAACACAATTGACGTTATTGTTGATATTACAAATCGTTTGGCATTGGAGTTTGGCTATAAACAAACAACTCAAGTCGAACTTGAACAACTAAAAAAATTGAGTTCCAGAGAAATTGTCAAGCACTCAGGAATATCAATTTTAAAGCTACCTTTTCTGATTAGAAAAGTTAGGGCAGAACTTAACAAGGAAATTAACAATATTAGTCCTATCTGTGAAATTACAGACATCTTGAGCGAGCTAAGTTTTATGGGACATCGCTTGGGAATTATTACGTCTAATTCAAAAGAGAATATTGTGGAGTTTCTCGAAAAGAACGATTGGCAACACTTATTTGATTTTATTTACTCAGGAACAACTCTTTTCGGTAAGAGCAAAGTAATTAATAATCTTATTAAACAGGAAGACCTGAACCGCGAACAAATTGTTTATATAGGCGACGAGACAAGAGATATTGAAGCAGCGAGAAAGAGTAACGTTAAGGCGATCGCCGTGGCTTGGGGATTTAATTCTCCAGAGGTTTTAGCACAACAGAACCCAGATTTTTTAGTGCATCAACCACAAGAATTATTATCAGCAGTCATAGCCTTAAATTCTAGCGAAATTCAGTTAAATTCTGATTTGAGTAATCAAGGCACATTGAAGTTCTAG
- the queG gene encoding tRNA epoxyqueuosine(34) reductase QueG, which translates to MDTSWIKQKALELGFHRVGIASVDDDATESQRLQAWLALGYQADMAWMANPKRQNIQLVMPDVRSLICVALNYYTPHQRPLDPKYAKLSRYGWGRDYHKVLHKKLKLLSHWLEAQIQGIQVRYYADTGPVQDKVWAQKAGIGWIAKNGNVITREYGSWVFLGEILTNLNLTPDRPHTEHCGNCTRCIDACPTGAITQPFVVDANRCIAYHTIENRSEKLPEAVASQLNGWVAGCDICQDVCPWNQRFAKETDVAEFQPYPWNIAPTLAELAEISDTEWNKQFPASALRRIKPEMLRRNAKANLQGTARMSTSQQ; encoded by the coding sequence ATCGATACGTCTTGGATCAAGCAGAAAGCCTTAGAATTAGGGTTTCATCGAGTCGGTATTGCCTCTGTTGACGATGACGCAACAGAGAGTCAACGTTTACAAGCATGGCTAGCACTTGGGTATCAAGCAGATATGGCATGGATGGCAAACCCTAAGCGACAAAATATCCAATTAGTTATGCCAGACGTGCGATCGCTAATTTGTGTTGCCTTAAACTACTACACTCCACACCAGCGCCCTCTAGATCCTAAATATGCCAAGCTATCCCGTTACGGCTGGGGTAGGGATTATCATAAAGTTTTACACAAAAAGCTGAAGTTGTTGAGTCATTGGTTAGAAGCACAAATACAAGGAATTCAAGTACGATACTATGCCGATACAGGTCCAGTACAAGATAAAGTCTGGGCACAGAAAGCAGGGATTGGTTGGATTGCCAAGAATGGCAATGTGATTACACGCGAATACGGTTCTTGGGTGTTTCTGGGCGAAATCTTGACCAACTTAAACTTAACTCCAGATCGCCCTCACACAGAACATTGCGGCAATTGCACGCGCTGTATTGATGCTTGTCCGACAGGTGCAATTACACAGCCGTTTGTTGTAGATGCAAATCGTTGTATCGCTTATCATACAATTGAGAATCGGAGTGAAAAATTACCTGAAGCAGTAGCATCGCAACTCAACGGTTGGGTTGCAGGTTGTGATATCTGCCAAGACGTTTGCCCCTGGAATCAGCGTTTTGCTAAAGAAACAGATGTAGCAGAATTTCAGCCTTATCCCTGGAATATTGCCCCTACATTAGCAGAACTTGCTGAGATTTCTGATACCGAGTGGAACAAGCAATTTCCAGCTTCAGCACTACGGCGTATTAAACCAGAAATGTTACGGCGAAATGCTAAAGCAAATCTGCAGGGCACAGCGAGAATGTCCACAAGCCAACAATAA
- a CDS encoding orange carotenoid protein N-terminal domain-containing protein: MHTNQLLSRISRADMTYTTESASTTFSNRFDSSTQFADAVPATVALFKRLSVDDQLALLWYAYTEMGSSITPAAPGAARLQLAEGLLSQIKKMSHAEQLQVMRDLAANRNTAISRGYGVLSTNTKLAFWYELSVLMEQGIVAPMPRGYQPSSDVTEVLQAIKSLDFGQQITVLRNTVVDMGVDPLAD, encoded by the coding sequence ATGCATACGAACCAACTCTTGTCAAGAATCTCCAGAGCAGACATGACATACACAACAGAGTCAGCTTCAACAACTTTCTCTAACCGCTTCGATTCCAGCACTCAGTTCGCTGACGCCGTGCCTGCCACCGTAGCTTTATTCAAGCGCCTCAGTGTGGACGATCAGCTAGCACTGCTTTGGTATGCGTACACTGAAATGGGAAGCTCAATTACACCTGCAGCCCCTGGTGCTGCGCGTTTGCAGTTAGCTGAAGGTCTACTAAGTCAGATCAAAAAAATGTCCCATGCTGAGCAGTTGCAGGTCATGCGCGATTTAGCAGCAAATAGAAATACTGCAATCAGCCGTGGCTACGGAGTTTTGAGCACAAACACAAAGCTAGCTTTTTGGTACGAACTTTCTGTGCTGATGGAACAAGGCATTGTTGCCCCAATGCCTCGTGGATACCAACCTTCTTCAGATGTAACAGAAGTTTTACAGGCTATTAAGAGTCTTGATTTTGGTCAACAAATTACAGTGCTTCGTAACACAGTAGTTGACATGGGGGTCGATCCTTTAGCTGACTAA
- a CDS encoding nuclear transport factor 2 family protein, with the protein MNPDPSSTQGSIEHSMRIEGITEPTILNYFETLNAGKFDETAALFAANGTLKAPFESPIVGQEAIAAYLHQEAQGMSLAPTQGIIEPQDDAFKVQVAGKVQTSWCGVNVSWIFLLNQQREILAATVKLLASPQELLNIQRP; encoded by the coding sequence ATGAACCCCGATCCCTCTTCAACCCAAGGTTCTATTGAACACTCGATGCGTATTGAAGGCATCACTGAGCCAACGATATTAAATTACTTTGAAACTTTAAACGCAGGTAAGTTTGATGAAACAGCCGCATTGTTTGCTGCTAATGGAACACTCAAAGCACCTTTTGAATCTCCTATTGTCGGGCAAGAGGCGATCGCTGCTTACCTTCATCAAGAAGCACAAGGCATGAGTCTTGCACCCACTCAAGGCATCATTGAGCCACAAGACGACGCATTTAAAGTTCAAGTCGCTGGAAAAGTACAAACTTCTTGGTGTGGTGTCAACGTCTCTTGGATATTTTTACTCAATCAACAACGTGAAATTCTTGCAGCTACGGTAAAACTTCTTGCTTCACCTCAAGAATTACTCAATATTCAGCGCCCTTAA
- a CDS encoding response regulator transcription factor has protein sequence MNKIRVALIEDHDLTRVGIRTALQQRQEIEVVGEAANASEGLKLLQISHPDIAIVDIGLPDKDGIELTRQIKANQDGDDDSNTKVLILTLRDNKEAVLAAFAAGADSYCMKDISFDNLLEALRVTHGGNSWIDPAIARIVLQQAKETPEAIEPVTIDSKTVAINAADAEYDQMIAAYPLTERELEVLQLIVEGCSNAVIAEKLYITVGTVKTHVRNILNKLCADDRTQAAVRALRSGLVG, from the coding sequence ATGAATAAAATTCGTGTTGCTCTAATTGAAGACCATGACCTCACCCGTGTAGGTATTCGTACAGCCCTGCAACAGCGGCAAGAGATTGAAGTGGTTGGAGAAGCTGCTAATGCTAGTGAAGGGTTGAAATTATTACAAATCAGCCATCCTGACATCGCAATTGTTGATATTGGCTTACCTGATAAAGATGGCATTGAACTGACACGGCAAATCAAAGCGAATCAAGATGGTGATGATGATAGCAACACCAAAGTATTGATTTTAACGTTACGCGATAACAAAGAAGCTGTGCTAGCAGCGTTTGCTGCGGGTGCTGACTCTTACTGTATGAAGGATATTAGTTTTGACAACTTACTAGAAGCATTACGAGTGACACATGGTGGTAATTCTTGGATTGATCCTGCGATCGCACGGATTGTTCTCCAACAAGCCAAAGAAACTCCTGAAGCTATAGAGCCAGTCACTATAGATAGTAAAACAGTTGCAATTAATGCTGCTGATGCAGAATATGACCAAATGATTGCTGCTTACCCCCTCACAGAAAGAGAACTAGAGGTGTTACAACTGATTGTTGAAGGTTGCAGTAATGCAGTAATTGCAGAAAAGCTGTATATCACTGTAGGTACAGTGAAAACTCATGTACGCAATATCCTCAATAAGCTTTGTGCCGATGATCGTACTCAAGCTGCCGTTCGCGCATTACGTTCTGGTTTAGTAGGGTAA